Below is a genomic region from Variovorax sp. J2L1-78.
TTCGCCGGCCAGGCGCAACACGCCGTGGGCGGTCATCAGGGGCTGGATGCTCGCGACGCCCAACTCCGTCGCCTTCTCGACCAGCCAGTCCATGCGGTCGTTGGCCGGCATGCCCAGTGCAAGGTGCACCGCCTGCGGCGCCTCGCGTTCGACCGGGTCGTGCGCGCCGACGTTCACGGTGACCTCGCTGCGGCCCATGCGCTCGACCACTGCGGCGTATTCGCCGCCGCGGCCGTCGAACAGCGTCAGCGCCTCGCCGGGCTGCATCCGCAGCACCTGTACATGGCGTGCGGCGCCGGGCGGCAGTGCGAGCGCGAGCCCGGCCTGCAGGGGAACGGCACAGTGGAAGCGCGGCACCTCAGACCCGGCCGTACGCGAAGCCGACCAGCGGCTGCGTGCCTTCGACCTCGTCGATCACGCGCAGCAGCGGCGTGAGTTCGGTGTAGCGGCTGGTGGTAGCGCGGATGTAGGCGATGAAGCGCGGCGTGTCGGCCAGGTACTTCGGCTTGCCGTCGCGCAGGGTCAGCCGCGCGAAGATGCCGGCCACCTTCAGGTGGCGCTGCAGGCCCATCCATTCGACCGCGCGGTAGAACTCGCCGAAGTCCTCGTGCACCGGCAGGCCGGCCTTGCGCGCCTGCTGCCAGTAGCGCACGGTGATGTCGAGCACGAAGTCCTCGTCCCAGCTCAGAAAGGCGTCACGCATCAGGCTGGCGATGTCGTAGGTGATGGGACCGTAGACCGCGTCCTGGAAGTCCAGCACGCCCAGCGGTCCGCCGTCGTCGGCCACCATCAGGTTGCGTGGCATGAAGTCGCGGTGCACGTAGACGCTCGGCGCGGCCAGGTTGTGCGCGACGATGGCCTTGAAGGCGCGCTCGAGGCGTTCCTTGATCACGCCTTCGACCGCGACGCCGCGGTGCTGCGCGATATACCACTGCGGGAACAGCGCCAGCTCGCGTTCGAGCAGGGCGCTGTCATAGGGCGGCAGCACGCCGGGCTTGGACGCCAGCTGCCAGGCGATCAACGCGTCGATGGCCTGGCCGTACAGCGGGCGACTCGCGTCGGCGTTCGCCGGGTCGATCACGTCGAGCATCGTGCGGCTGCCCAGGTCGTCGAGCAGCAGGAAGCCGTCGGCCGTGTCCCATTCGAGCACCTGGGGCGCCTTCACGCCGGCGTCGGTCATGCGTTGGGCGATCTCGACGAAGGGCGCGCTGTTCTCTTTGTCGGGCGGCGCATCCATCACGATGCGGGTGCGCGCTTCGCCGGCCGTGTCGATGCGGAAATAGCGGCGGAAGCTGGCGTCGGCCGAGGCCAGCCGCACGGTCTGGGGGATCAGCTGATGGGCCGGCGCGATGCGGTCGAGCCAGCGCCCGAAGGCCGCTGCGCGGGCCGGGTCGCTCCAGGCAATGGAAGGGGCGGCGCCGGCGGCCGGGTTCGGGGATGCGGTCATGGATAATCGATTCTACAAATGGCCTTCTCAGGCCCTGGGCGAACACCCCCGTTCGCAGCCCCCTTTCCCTCGACGATCTTTCCTCGACGATCCGTGACGCTCCTGCCCATGTTCGAATTGAATTGCCCTCGTGCCTGGCCCGCCGTGTCCCCGCTGCCCGCCGCGACGTGGGCGCCGGGTGCTGCCGAAGCGACCGGGCGGAGGGGCGAATGAGCCGGCCCCAGCGCCCCCCCCTGCCGCTGGCCCTCCTGACGCTGGCCCTGTGGCAGGCGCAAGGCGCATTCGCACAGGAGGCCGCCTGGATCGACGCGCCGCTGCAGCTGCGGCGCACACCGCAACTGGTCGAAACCATCCCGACCACCGAGCGCGGTCTGCGTCCTAGCTTCGTCGACGGCGACCGCATCTCGGGCCGGCCCGATCTGGAGACCGTGGTCGAGGGCAACGCCTCGCTGCGGCGCGGTGACACGGTGATCCGTGCCGACCGCCTCGAGTACTACCAGCCCGACGACCTCGCCAAGGCGCAGGGCAACGTCCGGGTGAACCAGGGCGGCAACGTCTACGAAGGCCCGGAGCTGCAGCTGAAGGTCGAGACCTTCGAGGGCTTCTTCAACAACGTGCGCTACCAGTTCCTCGAGACCGGGGGCAACGGCAACGCCGATCGCATCGACTTCGTCGACGCGAACATCTCGGTGGCGCGGCATGCCACCTACACCACCTGCCGGCGCGAAGACTATCCGGGCTGGGTGCCCGCCTGGCTGCTGACCGCCGCCACCCTGACCACCGACACCGAGGAGAGCGTCGGCATCGCGACCGACGCGCGCCTGAGCTTCATGGGCGTCAGCTCGCCCGCGCTGCCGTCGATCAGCTTCCCGCTGAACAACCAGCGCAAGAGCGGCTTGCTGCCGCCGGTCTTCGGCATGGACAGCGTCAACGGCATCGAGCTGCAGATGCCCTACTACTGGAACATCGCACCGAACCGCGACGCGACGCTGACGCCGACGGTCATGACCAAGCGCGGCATCAACCTGGGCAGCGAGTTTCGCTACCTGGAGAACACCTACAGCGGTGTCTTGCGGGCCGACTACATGCCGTCGGACCAGCTGCGCGACCGCGATCGCTGGGGCCTCTGGACCACGCACAACCAGACCTTCGATCCGAAGCCCTTCGGGCTCGATGGCCTCGCGGGCACGCTGCGCATCAACCGGGTGAGCGACAACGACTACTGGCGCGACTTCTCCCGCACGCCGACCCTGAGCTCGCGTCTGCTGGACAGCGAGGCCTCGCTCAACTGGGCCAAGGGCGACTGGTACGGCCAGGTGCGTGCGCTGTCGTACCAGACCCTGCAGTATTCGCTCTCGCCGATCACGCCGCCCTACGACCGCATGCCGCAGCTCACGGCGAACAACATCCAGTACGACTGGAACGGCTTCGACGTCAGCACCTCGCTGGACTACACCCGCTTCAAGGCCGACTCGCAGTACGCGCCGCTGCTCAACGGGCGGCGCCAGCCCGACGGCGAGCGCGCCTTCGGCATCCTACAGGTCAGCCGGCCCTGGATCACGCCAGGCACCTTCGTCATCCCGAAGGTGCAGTTGCACGCGACGTCCTACCAGTTCGACGGGCCGCTGGCCAACGGATCGAATTCGGCGAGCCGGACCGTGCCGACCTTCAGCATCGACAGCGGAATGGTGTTCGAACGCGACACCAGCCTGTTCGGGCGCTCGTTCCGCCAGACGCTGGAGCCGCGCCTGTTCTACGTGCGTACGCCCTACCGCGACCAGAGCCAGCTGCCGCTGTACGACACCGCGGCCAATGACTTCAACTTCGCGACCATCTACACCGAGAACGCGTTTTCGGGCAACGACCGGATCTCCGACAGCAACGTGCTGACGGGCGGCGTCAGCACCCGGCTGATCGACCCCGACACCGGCGCCGAGGCAGCCCGCTTCGGCGTCGCGCAGCGCTTTCGCTTCAGCGATCAGCGCGTCACGCTACCTGGGGTGTCGCCGGTCACAGACCGCCTGAGCGACATCCTGGTGGGCGCCCAGATCAACTGGACCTCGAAGTGGACCGCGGACACCACCGTCCAGTACAACCCCGACTCCCGGCGTTCGGAGCGCAGCACCATCACCGCCCGCTACAACCCGGGGCCGTACCGCACCATCAATGCGGCGTACCGCTACCAAGCCGACAGCAGCACCTTGGCCAATGACGGCAACAAGTCGATCGACATCGGCTGGCAATGGCCGCTCAATGACCTGTGGGGCGACAAGGGCAAGAACCTCGGCCCGGGCCGGGGCGAAGGCGGCGGCCGCTGGTATGCCGTGGGCCGCATGAACTACAGCCTGAAGGACAGCAAGCTCACCGACGGCGTAATCGGCGTCGAATACGATGGTTGCTGCTGGATCGGGCGCGTGGTGCTGGAACGTTTGTCCACCGGACAGGTCTCAGCAGCCACCCGGATCATGTTCCAGATCGAGTTCGTCGGCTTTGCGGCCGTCGGCGCGAGCCCCTTGAAGACGCTGTCGCAGAACATCCAGCGCTACCAGCCGCTGCGCCAGCCCGGCGAGACACCGAGCCGCTTCACCAATTACGACTGAGTCACCCAATAATGAAACGCTTCCGTTCCACCGCCATCTGGGCCTGCCTGGGCGCACTGATGCTCGCATCGGCCGCGCAGGCACAGGGCCTCGGCCTGCGCCCGAGCGGCGGCACCGGCATCACCGACATCATGCGCGGCGGGCCGCGTGTGAACGCGACCGCACCGGGTGCCGCGGTGCCTGCGGCGCCGGTAGTCACCGGGCAGCGGTCGGCCGAGTACATCGTGGCCTTGGTCAATTCCGAGCCGATCACCAACACCGAGGTGCAAAAGCGTGCAACCCGCATCCTTCAACAGAACCCCGACGCGCAGCGCCTGCCGCGCCCGGAACTGAACCGCCTGGTGCTCGAGCGGCTCGTCTCCGAACGGGCGCAGCTGCAGGTGGCCAAAGAGGTCGGCATCAAGATCGACGATCTCGCCATCGACCAGGCCGAACAGCTGGTGGCGCGGCAGAACCAGGTGAGCCTGGACGACCTCTACCGCCGCATCGCCGCCGACGGCATCACCAAACAGGAATTCCGTGCCGACCTGCGCGACCAGCTCACGCTGACCCGGGTGCGGGAGCGCGAGGTCAACTCCCGCGTCAAGGTCAGCGACACCGAGGTCGAGCAGTTCCTGCAGGAACAGCGCAGCGGCAACGCGGCGCTGTCGCCCGAAATCAACCTCGCGCACGTGATGGTCGCGGTGCCGGAAGATGCCAGCGAGGCGCAGGTGAAGGCGCTGCAGCAAAAGGCGCAGGGCATCGCACAACGCGCCATCGCGGGCGAAGACTTCGCCAAACTGGCGAGCGAGAACTCCGACTCGCCCGACCGTGCGAACGGCGGCGCGCTCGGGCTGCGTTCGGCCGACCGCTACCCGCCCCTGTTCGTCGAGGCGACCCAGGCCACGCCGGTCAACGGCATCGTCGGCCCGGTGCGTTCGGGCGCCGGGTTCCATGTGATCAAGGTGCTGGCCAAGGGCCGGGCGGGCTCCGCCGAAGGCGTGGTCACGCAGACGCAGGTGCGCCACCTCCTGCTGCGCAACGACGAGAAGCGCAGCACGGCCCAGGCCATTGCGCAGCTCGCCGAGTTCAAGCGGCGTATCCAGGCCGGTACGGCGGACTTCGCGGGTCTGGCGCGCGACAACTCCGAAGACGGCAGCGCCAAGGACGGCGGCGACCTCGGTTGGGGCCGCCCCGGCCAGTTCGTGCCGGAGTTCGAGGAAGCGATGGACCGCCTGGCCCCCGGCCAGATCAGCGACCCCGTCGTGTCGCGTTTCGGCGTGCACCTGATCCAGGTGCTCGGCCGCCGTGAGGCCAAGCTGAGCCAGACCGAGCAGCGTGAAGCCGCGCGCGCGGTGTTGAAGGACAAGAAGACGGACGAGGCCTTCGAGACCTGGGTGCAGGAAACCCGCGGGCGGGCCTACGTCGAACTGCGCGAGCCGCCGCAGTAAATGAGGCACCTGGCCTGATGGCCCAGCACATCGCGCGCAAGCGCTTCGGCCAGCACTTCCTGTCGGACGGCGGGATCATCGACGCGATCGTGCAGGGCATCGCCCCGCAGCCGGGCGACGCGATGGTCGAGATCGGACCTGGCCTGGCGGCGCTCACGCAGCCGCTGGTCGAGCGGCTGGGGCGGCTCACGGTGATCGAGCTCGACCGCGACCTGGCCAAGCGGCTGCGGGAGCACGGCCAGCTCGACGTGATCGAGTCCGATGTCCTCAAGGTCGATTTCGCGGCGCTGGCCGCCCGGCTCGCGGGCGATCCGCGCCAACCGCTGCGCGTGGTGGGCAACCTGCCCTACAACATCTCCACGCCCATCCTCTTTCATCTGCTGGGCTTCGCGCACCTGATCGCCGACCAGCACTTCATGCTGCAGAAGGAAGTGATCGACCGCATGGTGGCGAGGCCGGCCACGTCCGACTACAGCCGGCTGAGCGTGATGCTGCAGTGGCGCTACGCCATGGAGAACATCCTCTTTGTCCCGCCGGAGAGCTTCGAGCCGCCGCCGCGTGTGGACAGTGCTGTGGTGCGCATGGTGCCGTTCGCACAGCCGCCGGTACTCGATGCCGCACGGCTTGGCGAAATCGTGCAGGTCGCCTTCAGCCAGCGCCGCAAGATCCTGCGGCATACGCTGGGCAAATGGCTGGACGAACACGGCTTCAGTGGCCCCTTCGACGCGCAGCGCCGTGCCGAGGAGGTGCCGGTGGCCGAGTACGTGGCCCTGGCACAGGCAGTTCCGCCCGCACCTGCCCCCCTCGTCTTGAGCGGCTAAAGCGCGCCAAGAAAAAAGCCCGTCATCGACGGGCTTTTTTCATCAGGCGGCGGCGAGCCAGTATCCCGCGTTGAAGGGGCTGCTCATGCGCAGCGCCAGCGGTGACACGTCGACCAACTTGTCGGTCGGCATCTTCTCTGCGGTGGGGTCGACCGGCGCGATGTCGATGCCGACGACCGGCACGCTACCCTCTTGAGCCTCGTTCGCCCGTTCTGCTTGGCTGGTGGATGCAGAACGGGCTACAGAAAAGAATAGAAGCACCTGAACGGGATCTTCCGGTCACCCCAGTAGTCCGAGGCGTCACGGAAGATGTCGAGCAGCTGTTCGCGGGCTTCCTTGTCGAACTTGGCATTGGCCGGGATCTGTTCCAGCACCACCACGAAACCAGGCTGCGGGCCTGATTTATGCAACGGGTCGGTCATGCAGTCGTACAGCGCGTCGAAATTCTTCCCGAAGTGGGCCGGGAAGGTGAATTGCTGTGCGATCAGGTCGAGCACGTCCTGCTTCGACTGGGCGTTGGCCAGGTTCGCATACAGGAAGTGCTGCCCGGACGCGTTCGCGGCATCCTGCAGGTCGTTCACGCGGAAGGCGCGAATCGACTGCACGATGTTGGGTCGCACGGCACGAAGGGATAAGGTCATCTCCGCTGGTCTTTCCATGGTTGTCGTCGTCATCATTTCCTTGGGGCGCGCTGGGGCGCTGCTCCCATCCAGTTCATCGGTCATGGCGAAATCCGCCTGAAGCTCGCATAGTGATCTGCCGTGTACCAGCACGCATCGGGCGCCGCCCGACGCTCACCGCCGCACACGATGCGCCGCGCACCCCGATTGCGGGCGCCCGGCGTATCGACCGTGTATTCGCGGTAGTGCCCGCGACGCGCGGAAGGCAACAGACGCTCGCGGTTGCCGAACACCGTGCCGTCCTTCTCATGTTGGAACGGACCTCCCTCGAGAATTGCCTGATAGGTCCGCTGACCTTGGGGCGGCAATTCGCGCAGTGCAATCGATTCCTGGGTCGGCTGCCGCGCTGCCGTCCGGTCGATGTCTCGGGTTTCCCGGGCACCGGCCCCGGTCGCCAATGCCGCCAGCAGCATGCCGGCGACGGCGAATCGGGACACAGACAACGAGATCGAGGCCATGAATGAAATGGTGACCGACGGGGCACCACAGGAAAAGAGCGAGGGGGCCGAATCAGGGATCAACCTTGGGGTTAACCCGCGAATTCAAGCCCGCCAGTGTGCACCACGGATGCGCAAATAGCAAGCGCCTGCTCAATTATTGAGCAGGCGCCTGGGGGCATTCGTCGACAGTGAAGTTAGCGACCGCTGTCGCCAATGTGCTCAGCGTTCGGCGTTGGCATCGGCGACGGTCAGTGCCGTCATGTTCACGATACGCCGGACCGTGGCGCTGGCCGTGAGGATGTGCACAGGTTTGGCCGCGCCCAGCAGCACCGGGCCGATGGCGATGTTGCCGCCCGCCGCCGTCTTGAGCAGGTTGTAGGAAATATTGGCGGCGTCCAGGTTCGGGAACACCAGCAGGTTGGCGTCGCCGGCCAGGGCGCTGTGGGGCATGACGGCGGCGCGCTGCTTGCCGTCGAGCGCCACGTCACCGTGCATCTCGCCATCCACTTCGAGCCAGGGCGCCTGGACGCGCAGCAGGTCGAGCGTGCGGCGCATCTTCACCGCGCTCGGCTGGTTGCTGGTGCCGAAGTTGGAATGCGACAGCAGCGCTGCCTTCGGCTTGAGGCCGAAGCGCATCATTTCCTCGGCCGCCATGGTCGTGATCTCGGCCAGTTCTTCCGGCGTCGGGTCGTAGTTGACGTGCGTGTCGACCAGGAACACCTGGCGGTCGGGCAGCAGCAGGCCGTTCATGCAGGCGTAGATCGGCACGTCCTGGGGCGTGCTGGCGCAGCCGCCGGGGCGCTTGCCGATCACCTGGTCGATGTGGTGCAGGTGGATGGCCGTGGTGCCCCAGGTGCCGCAGATGAGGCCGTCGACCTCGCCCTTGTGCAGCAGCATGGAACCGATCAGCGTCAGGCGGCGGCGCATCTCGATCTTGGCGGTCTGCACGGTGGTGCCCATCCGCTCGGTCATGCGGTGGTAGGTCTGCCAGAAGTCGCGGTAGCGGTGGTCCTGTTCGACGTTGACGATGTCGTAGTCGAGTTCTTCCCGCAGGCGCAGGCCGAACTTCTCGATGCGCTGGGCGATGATGGCCGGCCGGCCGATCAGCGTCGGGCGCGCCAGGCCTTCGTCGACCACGATCTGCACGGCACGTAGCACGCGTTCTTCCTCGCCCTCGGCGAACGCCACACGCTTCTTGGTCGCGCGCTTGGCCGCGTCGAAGATCGGCTTCATCATCGTGCCGGAGGCGTAGACGAAGCTCTGCAGCTTGTCGCGGTAGGCGTCGAGGTCGGCGATCGGGCGCGTCGCCACCCCGCTCTCTTCGGCCGCCTTGGCCACGGCCGGCGCGATCTTCATCATCAGGCGCGGGTCGAAGGGCTTGGGGATCAGGTACTCGGGGCCGAAGGTGAGCTTCTCGCCGACATAGGCAGCCGCCACCACCTCGCTCTGCTCGGCCTGCGCCAGTTCGGCGATGGCGCGCACCGCGGCGATCTCCATCTCGTCGGTGATCGTCGTCGCGCCCGAGTCGAGCGCGCCGCGGAAGATGTACGGGAAGCACAGGACGTTGTTGACCTGGTTCGGGTAGTCGGTGCGGCCCGTGGCCATGATCACGTCGCCGCGCACCGCATGCGCGTCTTCCGGCGAGATCTCCGGGTTCGGGTTGGCCAGCGCGAAGATCACCGGCCGCGCCGCCATCTTGGCCACCATCGCCGGCTTGAGCACGCCGCCGGCCGACAGGCCGAGGAACACGTCGGCACCCTCGATGACTTCCGACAGCGTGCGCGCCTGCGTCTTCTGCATGTACTGGCGCTTGTCGTCGTCCATCAGCTCTTCGCGGCCTTCGTAGACCACGCCGGCCAGGTCGGTGACGAACACGTTCTCGCGCAGCAGGCCGACCTTGAGCAGCAGGTTCAGGCAGGCCAGCGCCGCAGCGCCGGCGCCGGAGGTCACGAGCTTGACCTCGGCGATGTTCTTGCCCGCGACCTTCAGGCCATTGAGCAGCGCGGCGGCCACCGTGATCGCGGTGCCGTGCTGGTCGTCGTGGAACACCGGGATCTTCATGCGCTTGCGCAGCTCGCGCTCGACGTAGAAGCAGTCCGGGGCCTTGATGTCTTCGAGGTTGATGGCGCCGAAGGTCGGCTCCAGCGACGCGATGATCTCGACCAGCTTGGCCGGGTCTTTCTCGTTGATCTCGATGTCGAACACGTCCACGCCGGCGAACTTCTTGAAGAGCACGCCCTTGCCCTCCATCACCGGCTTGGACGCCAGCGCGCCGATGTCGCCCAGGCCGAGCACCGCGGTGCCGTTGGTGATGACGGCCACCAGGTTGCCGCGCGCGGTGTACTTGTAGGCGTTGGCGGGGTCCTTGACGATCTCCTCGCAGGGCGCGGCCACGCCGGGCGAATAGGCCAGCGCCAGGTCGCGCTGGTTCACCATCTGCTTGGTGGCCGCGATGGCGATCTTCCCCGGCACCGGCAGCTGGTGGTATTCCAGTGCGGCACGGCGCAACTCGGCGCGCTTGTCTTCAGCGCTGGGTGCGGCAGGAACCGCGGGGCTCAGGGGAGAGAGATCGGACATTGGCAGCGTTCTCCGGCGATCGCTGGCGCGTTGAATGACGCGTCCGCGACACGGTTGTAGGGGGCGCGATTGTAGACCTCGCCCATTGGAGAGAAGGCCCGAGCCGGGCCGGTGCCGCGTCCGGTCTTGCCGCGCGGCAACGGGAAAACCCGCTCCATGCCGCGCAAGGCGCTCACCAAAATCCGATTGTCCGACAAACGAAACGCGCCGCTGACGAGCGCGAGGAGACATCGATTGACCGGCAGCATTCGCGCACCCCGCCGCACGGCGGGCAGCCCCTCGTCCGCACGTACCGCGGCACCCGCCGTGCGGCTTGTCGGCGCACCGCCCGCGGACGACGTGTCGATGTTCACCCGGCTTCGGCTGGAGCCGGCCTACAAGGCCGTGTCGTCGGAGATCGAGCGCAGCATCCTCAGCGGCAAGCTCAAGCCGGGCATGCCGCTGCCGACCGAGCAGAGCCTGGCCGAGCGCTTCGGCGTGCACCGCTCGACGGTGCGCGAAGCCATCCGCCAGGTCGAACAGGAAGGTCTGGTGCAACGTCGCGAGGGCCGTCGGCTGTTCGTCACCCTGCCGGGTCTGTACGACCTGGCGCCCCGCGCCGCGCGGCTGCTGCTGTTGCAGCAGACCACCTTCCAGGAGCTGTGGCAGGTCGCCATCACGCTGGAGCCGCTGGCCGCGCGTCTGGCGGCGGAACATGCCGAGGCCGCCGACCTCGAGGAACTGGCGCACAACACCGCGCTCACGGCCGATCTCCAGGCCCACGGGGCCGACTCGGTCGAGCACAACGCCCGGCTGGTGGATCTCGACGTCGAGTTCCACGCGCTGGTCGGCCGTGCCAGCCACAACCGCGCGCTGATGCTGGCGCGCGAGCCCATCAGCCTGCTCTACAACCCGACGCTGCTGCAGATCCACCTGCACCTGCCGCAATCGAAGGCCCGCAACCTCGCGGCGCACCGCGCGATCCTTGACGCGCTGCAGCGGCGCGACGCCGATGCCGCCGCCGAGTGGACGCGCAAGCACATGGTCGATTTTCAAAAGGGTTTCGAGATGACGGGCCTGGACATGCGCACGCCCATCGCGAAAGCACGGTAGTTCATCCAAAACGAAGGAGACAAGAGACATGGCATCGAAGCAACAGATCGGATCGGCACGGGTCGGCGCATGGCGCCGCGGCATGGCGCGTTCCGCCATCGCCCTGGGCGTGGGCGCACTCGCATTCGGCGCGCAGGCGCAGGAGACCTTCAAGGTCGGCGTGGTGAGCTTTCTCTCGGGCCAGGCGGCGGAAAGCTTCGGCATCCCCGCGGTCAACGGCGCCAAGGCGCTGGTCGAGGCCTTCAACAAGGGCGAGGCGCCGGCGCCCTACAACAAGACCGGTTTCGGCGGCATGAAGATCGAGGCGATCTACGTCGACGAGAACGGCGGCGCGACCAAGCAGGTGCAGGAACTGCGCAACCTCTACGACCGCGAGAAGGTCGATGCCGTGGTCGGCTACGTCGGCTCGGGCGACTGCCTGGCGGTGGCACCGGTGGCCGAGGAGATGAAGAAGTTCCTCATCCTCTACGACTGCGGCACGCCGCGCATCTTCGAGGACGGCAAGTACAACTACGTGTTCCGCACCGCGTCGCACGCGACCATGGACAACGTCGCGCTGGCCCGCTACATGAAGGCGCGCAACGTCAAGGCGGCCACGTACAACATGATCAACCAGGACTACGCCTGGGGCCAGGACTCGCGCAAGGACTTCATGCTGTCGATGGCGCAGCTCTACCCCGACGCCAAGGCCGGCGAAGACCTGCTGCCGAAGTTCGGCGCCGGGCAGTACGGCACCGAGATCTCGGCGCTGATGTCCAAGCGCGCCGACGTCACGCACTCCAGCCTGTGGGGCGGCGACCTGCAGGCCTTCATCCTGCAGTCGGGTCCGCGCGGGCTGTTCAAGCGCTCGCAGGTCGTGCTGTCGGCGGCCGACCACGTGCTCACGAACCTGGGCGACAAGATGCCCGACGGCGCCATCCTCGGCGCGCGCGGTGCCTACGGCCTGCTGTCGCCGAAGTCGGCGCTCAACGACTGGTGGTGGAGCGTCTACCAAAAGGCCCAGAACACGTACCCCGCGCAGGCGCCCTACCGCATGGCGCAGGCGTTGATGGGCCTCAAGCTGGCGACCGAGAAGGCGATGGCGGCCAACGGCGGCAAGAAGCCGACGTCGGAGCAACTCGCGGCGGCGCTCAAGGGCATGGAATGGGATTCGCCCGGCGGAAAGATCCGCATGACGCTGGGCGACGGCCACCAGGCCACGCAGGAAACCGCGATCGGCAAGACGCGCTACGACGCCGCCAAGAAGATGGTGGTGCTCGACGACATCCAGCGCTTCCCGGCCGAGTGCGTGAATCCGCCGCCGAACGTGAAGTCGGAAGACTGGATCAAGAGCAACTTCGCCGGCGCCAAGTGCTGAGCGCCTGAGCCGCGCCGTACCGATCCGCCACGGGCCCGCGCGCTGCACGGGCCCGTGGCGGCCGCTCCAGTCTCCAACCCTACGAGTCGGGCATGAACACCGCCATCACCATCCTCATCGACGGCCTGAGCTACGCCTCCTGGCTCTTCATCGTCGCGCTCGGGCTCACGCTCGTGTTCGGCGTGCTGAAGATCCTCAACATCGCGCACGGCAGCTTCTACGCGCTGGGTGCATACGCCGCGGCCAGCTTCGTCGGCTGGTTCGCCACGCTGAAGTTCGCGCCCGAATGGTCGCTGGTCGCGATGCTGTTCGCGGCCGTGGCCGTGGCGGTGCTGGTCGCGCCGCTGACCGA
It encodes:
- a CDS encoding 16S rRNA (uracil(1498)-N(3))-methyltransferase, translating into MPRFHCAVPLQAGLALALPPGAARHVQVLRMQPGEALTLFDGRGGEYAAVVERMGRSEVTVNVGAHDPVEREAPQAVHLALGMPANDRMDWLVEKATELGVASIQPLMTAHGVLRLAGERAEKKRAHWEAIAIAACEQCGRNRVPQLHPVRAYADWLGDAHTDDGVQRIVLSLVPGTQPLAALPAAGAWQVLSGPEGGLSADEEARALAQGFRPSRLGPRVLRAETAALAALTLLGGA
- a CDS encoding aminoglycoside phosphotransferase family protein, producing the protein MTASPNPAAGAAPSIAWSDPARAAAFGRWLDRIAPAHQLIPQTVRLASADASFRRYFRIDTAGEARTRIVMDAPPDKENSAPFVEIAQRMTDAGVKAPQVLEWDTADGFLLLDDLGSRTMLDVIDPANADASRPLYGQAIDALIAWQLASKPGVLPPYDSALLERELALFPQWYIAQHRGVAVEGVIKERLERAFKAIVAHNLAAPSVYVHRDFMPRNLMVADDGGPLGVLDFQDAVYGPITYDIASLMRDAFLSWDEDFVLDITVRYWQQARKAGLPVHEDFGEFYRAVEWMGLQRHLKVAGIFARLTLRDGKPKYLADTPRFIAYIRATTSRYTELTPLLRVIDEVEGTQPLVGFAYGRV
- a CDS encoding LPS-assembly protein LptD, whose amino-acid sequence is MSRPQRPPLPLALLTLALWQAQGAFAQEAAWIDAPLQLRRTPQLVETIPTTERGLRPSFVDGDRISGRPDLETVVEGNASLRRGDTVIRADRLEYYQPDDLAKAQGNVRVNQGGNVYEGPELQLKVETFEGFFNNVRYQFLETGGNGNADRIDFVDANISVARHATYTTCRREDYPGWVPAWLLTAATLTTDTEESVGIATDARLSFMGVSSPALPSISFPLNNQRKSGLLPPVFGMDSVNGIELQMPYYWNIAPNRDATLTPTVMTKRGINLGSEFRYLENTYSGVLRADYMPSDQLRDRDRWGLWTTHNQTFDPKPFGLDGLAGTLRINRVSDNDYWRDFSRTPTLSSRLLDSEASLNWAKGDWYGQVRALSYQTLQYSLSPITPPYDRMPQLTANNIQYDWNGFDVSTSLDYTRFKADSQYAPLLNGRRQPDGERAFGILQVSRPWITPGTFVIPKVQLHATSYQFDGPLANGSNSASRTVPTFSIDSGMVFERDTSLFGRSFRQTLEPRLFYVRTPYRDQSQLPLYDTAANDFNFATIYTENAFSGNDRISDSNVLTGGVSTRLIDPDTGAEAARFGVAQRFRFSDQRVTLPGVSPVTDRLSDILVGAQINWTSKWTADTTVQYNPDSRRSERSTITARYNPGPYRTINAAYRYQADSSTLANDGNKSIDIGWQWPLNDLWGDKGKNLGPGRGEGGGRWYAVGRMNYSLKDSKLTDGVIGVEYDGCCWIGRVVLERLSTGQVSAATRIMFQIEFVGFAAVGASPLKTLSQNIQRYQPLRQPGETPSRFTNYD
- a CDS encoding peptidylprolyl isomerase, translated to MKRFRSTAIWACLGALMLASAAQAQGLGLRPSGGTGITDIMRGGPRVNATAPGAAVPAAPVVTGQRSAEYIVALVNSEPITNTEVQKRATRILQQNPDAQRLPRPELNRLVLERLVSERAQLQVAKEVGIKIDDLAIDQAEQLVARQNQVSLDDLYRRIAADGITKQEFRADLRDQLTLTRVREREVNSRVKVSDTEVEQFLQEQRSGNAALSPEINLAHVMVAVPEDASEAQVKALQQKAQGIAQRAIAGEDFAKLASENSDSPDRANGGALGLRSADRYPPLFVEATQATPVNGIVGPVRSGAGFHVIKVLAKGRAGSAEGVVTQTQVRHLLLRNDEKRSTAQAIAQLAEFKRRIQAGTADFAGLARDNSEDGSAKDGGDLGWGRPGQFVPEFEEAMDRLAPGQISDPVVSRFGVHLIQVLGRREAKLSQTEQREAARAVLKDKKTDEAFETWVQETRGRAYVELREPPQ
- the rsmA gene encoding 16S rRNA (adenine(1518)-N(6)/adenine(1519)-N(6))-dimethyltransferase RsmA, translated to MAQHIARKRFGQHFLSDGGIIDAIVQGIAPQPGDAMVEIGPGLAALTQPLVERLGRLTVIELDRDLAKRLREHGQLDVIESDVLKVDFAALAARLAGDPRQPLRVVGNLPYNISTPILFHLLGFAHLIADQHFMLQKEVIDRMVARPATSDYSRLSVMLQWRYAMENILFVPPESFEPPPRVDSAVVRMVPFAQPPVLDAARLGEIVQVAFSQRRKILRHTLGKWLDEHGFSGPFDAQRRAEEVPVAEYVALAQAVPPAPAPLVLSG
- a CDS encoding barstar family protein, which encodes MMTTTTMERPAEMTLSLRAVRPNIVQSIRAFRVNDLQDAANASGQHFLYANLANAQSKQDVLDLIAQQFTFPAHFGKNFDALYDCMTDPLHKSGPQPGFVVVLEQIPANAKFDKEAREQLLDIFRDASDYWGDRKIPFRCFYSFL
- a CDS encoding ribonuclease domain-containing protein, encoding MSFMASISLSVSRFAVAGMLLAALATGAGARETRDIDRTAARQPTQESIALRELPPQGQRTYQAILEGGPFQHEKDGTVFGNRERLLPSARRGHYREYTVDTPGARNRGARRIVCGGERRAAPDACWYTADHYASFRRISP